A DNA window from Pseudoalteromonas spongiae UST010723-006 contains the following coding sequences:
- a CDS encoding DUF3820 family protein, with product MLADKHALLEAINQPMPFGKYAGCPLLKLPEPYLVWFKQKGFPEGKLGQQLALIYEVKRNGLEKVLMPLLN from the coding sequence ATGCTCGCAGATAAACACGCTTTATTGGAAGCAATCAATCAGCCTATGCCGTTTGGTAAATATGCCGGCTGCCCACTGCTAAAATTACCTGAACCTTACCTTGTTTGGTTTAAACAAAAAGGCTTCCCTGAGGGAAAGCTTGGACAGCAACTTGCGTTAATTTATGAAGTGAAACGTAATGGCCTTGAAAAAGTGTTAATGCCATTACTTAATTAA